One window of the Populus nigra chromosome 4, ddPopNigr1.1, whole genome shotgun sequence genome contains the following:
- the LOC133691795 gene encoding homeobox-leucine zipper protein HAT22-like, which translates to MMGFGTTDDLCNTGLGLGLGSFHAEQEICSQPDHLFQPIKKDKLALKYDLLLPSLTLGPSEEVYRSITKKTDADLQPQASSLSAVSSFSNSSIKKEREFGIGEEVDVERVSSRLSDEDEEGSPRKKLRLTKEQSVILEDNFKDHSTLNPKQKQVLAEQLNLRPRQVEVWFQNRRARSKLKQTEVDCELLKKCCETLTLENKRLQKELQELKSLKLASPVYMQLPAATLTMCPSCERICSGSDQGSSTSTFTVGPKPNFYNPDTHSSAAC; encoded by the exons ATGATGGGTTTTGGAACTACTGATGATCTTTGCAACACAGGCCTTGGTCTAGGGCTTGGCAGCTTCCATGCCGAGCAAGAGATTTGTTCTCAACCAGATCATCTTTTTCAaccaattaagaaggataaactAGCCTTGAAATATGATCTCTTGCTCCCATCTCTGACATTAGGTCCTTCAGAAGAGGTGTACCGAtcgattacaaaaaaaaccgaTGCAGATTTGCAGCCACAGGCGTCATCTCTTAGTGCAGTATCATCATTTTCTAACTCGAGTATTAAGAAGGAGAGAGAATTTGGTATTGGTGAAGAAGTAGATGTAGAGAGAGTCTCTTCAAGGCTTagtgatgaagatgaagaaggtAGTCCCAGGAAGAAACTTAGACTAACCAAAGAGCAATCAGTCATTTTGGAAGACAACTTCAAAGATCACAGCACTCTAAATCCT AAGCAAAAGCAAGTCTTAGCAGAACAGCTCAATCTAAGGCCACGTCAAGTAGAAGTATGGTTCCAGAACAGAAGAGCCAG GAGTAAGCTGAAACAAACTGAGGTAGATTGTGAATTACTGAAGAAATGTTGTGAAACACTAACATTAGAGAACAAGAGGCTGCAAAAAGAGCTGCAGGAGCTTAAATCATTGAAGCTTGCTTCACCTGTATACATGCAGCTGCCTGCAGCGACGCTCACTATGTGCCCTTCTTGTGAGAGGATTTGCAGCGGAAGTGATCAAGGCTCTTCTACTAGCACTTTCACAGTTGGGCCGAAGCCTAATTTCTACAATCCCGATACCCACTCATCCGCAGCTTGCTAG